One Kushneria konosiri genomic window, CCCGAGAGTCCTGCGCGCGTGTCAGCACGTCTTGCAGGACTGCCACGCCCCACCAACTGCCTGTAGGTCAGCGCGTGAACTTTCTTGCTCATGCCCGACTGGCACGCCATGGCAACGATCTTTTCATGCTGGGCAATCTGGTGGCTGATGGCATCAAGGGGCCAGTGCCGACAACCGCTCCTTGCGAACTGGCCCGGGGCATACGGTTTCACCGCAGGATGGATGCCCTGATCGACCAGCACGATACGACTCTGGCGCTCAAGCGGCAGGCGCCGGCTCCACAACGGCGTGTCTGCGGCATCGCACTTGATATTGTGTGGGATCACTTTCTGGCCAGGTTGTACCACGACGAAGTGCTCAACCAGCGCGTCTATCACGTGCTTTCTTGCCATTCGGACATGGTGCCAGAGCGACAGGTGCGTCTTTTCGAACACCTTCGTCGTGATAACTGGCTCAAGGCCTACGCAAGCTTTGATTTCACCTGCCGGGCCATCGCAGGGGTGGGTACTCGCCTGTCAGGCCCCAACCGGCTGGCCGAACTAACGCCATGGCTTGA contains:
- a CDS encoding ACP phosphodiesterase yields the protein MNFLAHARLARHGNDLFMLGNLVADGIKGPVPTTAPCELARGIRFHRRMDALIDQHDTTLALKRQAPAPQRRVCGIALDIVWDHFLARLYHDEVLNQRVYHVLSCHSDMVPERQVRLFEHLRRDNWLKAYASFDFTCRAIAGVGTRLSGPNRLAELTPWLEREYALLEESFHEIWPWMQQAACEHAAASTGQ